In Pseudobacter ginsenosidimutans, the following are encoded in one genomic region:
- a CDS encoding TolC family protein: MNAHIKRFKCAVRWQLMAGVLFAVPAAAQDGLTLTLERAYQLAEQHYPLIRQRDLVKRTSGLTIENIGKGYLPQLSVNGQATYQSDVTAVPVRIPGINIEAPNKDQYKLTAELSQILYDGGNISNQKKLQQVNELVEDQKVTVDMYKVKERINTLYLGTLLLDEQLKQTALLQKDIQLGIDKISAQVRNGTALRSNQQVLEAELLKNEQRKIELTANRKGLLDVLSLFLGQDLPESTVLEQPATNEVSLTETVKRPELTLFTYQDSLFKVQEKMVSVKNRPRASAFIQGGYGRPGLNMLVNEFDFFYIGGLRLSWNLGGLYTSKKEKQILSMNQQMVGVQKDLFLLNTNTQLKQQEAELKKLQQLIGTDQAIIDLREKVKIASNAQLENGVITASDFLREVNAEDQARLLLISHKLQMLQAQINYRTISGNQ, translated from the coding sequence ATGAACGCTCATATCAAACGGTTCAAATGTGCAGTCCGCTGGCAGTTGATGGCCGGGGTCTTGTTCGCAGTCCCTGCTGCGGCACAGGATGGACTAACGCTCACGCTTGAGCGCGCCTATCAGCTTGCAGAACAGCATTACCCACTGATCCGGCAACGGGACCTGGTGAAACGTACTTCCGGCCTCACCATCGAAAATATCGGCAAGGGATATCTGCCTCAACTCAGTGTGAACGGACAGGCGACCTATCAGTCAGATGTAACCGCTGTTCCGGTGCGTATCCCCGGCATCAATATCGAAGCACCAAACAAAGACCAGTACAAGCTCACAGCAGAACTGAGCCAGATTCTGTACGATGGCGGCAATATCTCCAACCAGAAAAAACTGCAACAGGTGAATGAGCTGGTGGAAGATCAGAAAGTAACGGTAGACATGTACAAGGTAAAAGAACGCATCAATACACTCTACCTCGGTACACTGTTACTGGACGAACAACTGAAACAAACCGCTTTACTGCAAAAAGATATTCAGCTAGGTATCGACAAGATCTCAGCGCAGGTCCGCAATGGCACTGCCCTCCGCAGCAACCAGCAGGTGCTGGAAGCGGAACTGCTGAAAAATGAACAAAGAAAGATCGAACTGACAGCCAACAGGAAAGGACTGCTGGATGTGCTTTCCTTATTCCTCGGACAGGACCTTCCGGAAAGTACCGTACTTGAACAACCTGCGACCAATGAGGTGTCACTAACGGAAACAGTCAAACGACCTGAGCTAACGCTTTTCACATACCAGGACAGCCTGTTCAAAGTGCAGGAAAAAATGGTGAGCGTGAAGAATCGTCCACGCGCCAGCGCTTTCATCCAGGGAGGGTATGGCCGGCCGGGACTGAACATGCTGGTGAATGAGTTCGATTTCTTCTATATCGGTGGCCTCCGGCTGAGCTGGAATCTTGGAGGACTGTACACTTCGAAAAAAGAGAAACAGATACTCAGTATGAACCAGCAGATGGTGGGTGTTCAGAAAGACCTGTTCCTGCTCAATACCAATACACAGCTCAAACAGCAGGAGGCAGAGCTGAAGAAATTACAGCAACTGATCGGCACAGACCAGGCCATCATCGATCTCAGGGAAAAAGTGAAGATCGCTTCCAATGCACAACTCGAAAACGGCGTGATCACTGCCAGCGATTTCCTGCGTGAAGTGAATGCGGAAGACCAGGCGCGCCTGCTGCTCATTTCCCACAAACTGCAAATGCTGCAGGCACAGATCAACTACAGAACCATTTCAGGCAATCAATAA
- a CDS encoding ABC transporter ATP-binding protein, whose protein sequence is MPAIQADNIVKRYGSKKDTVTALHGISFSVEKGELFGIIGPDGAGKTSLFRILTTLLIPEEGKATVNGLDVVKDYKAIRQQVGYMPGRFSLYQDLTVAENLEFFATIFNTSIEEHYDLVKDIYVQIEPFKERRAGKLSGGMKQKLALCCALIHEPSVLFLDEPTTGVDAVSRKEFWEMLKGLKSRGITILVSTPYMDEASLCDRVALIQNGKIMSIDSPQGIIGSFQKPLYAARTSRMLEMQRDLLQLPDVEDCYLCGEYSHVVTKPGVTMQQLSGYLQENGHQQVDVKPAQPNIEDCFMDLMKN, encoded by the coding sequence ATGCCAGCGATACAGGCAGATAATATCGTGAAGCGATACGGCTCAAAAAAAGATACTGTAACAGCATTACACGGAATTTCCTTTTCGGTGGAAAAAGGCGAGCTGTTCGGTATCATTGGCCCGGACGGAGCCGGCAAGACCTCGCTTTTTCGCATACTCACAACCCTCCTGATCCCCGAAGAAGGAAAGGCTACAGTAAATGGGCTGGATGTAGTGAAAGATTATAAAGCCATCCGTCAACAGGTGGGATATATGCCAGGAAGGTTCTCGCTGTACCAGGATCTTACTGTTGCAGAGAATCTTGAATTCTTCGCTACTATTTTCAATACCAGCATCGAGGAACATTATGACCTGGTGAAAGATATCTATGTGCAGATCGAGCCGTTCAAAGAGCGTCGTGCCGGCAAATTATCCGGAGGTATGAAGCAGAAGCTGGCGCTTTGCTGCGCGCTGATCCATGAGCCTTCCGTGCTTTTCCTGGATGAGCCCACTACCGGTGTTGATGCCGTTTCTCGCAAGGAATTCTGGGAGATGCTGAAAGGACTGAAATCGAGAGGCATCACTATCCTGGTATCTACACCTTATATGGATGAAGCCAGTCTCTGTGATCGTGTAGCGCTTATACAGAACGGTAAGATCATGAGCATCGATTCTCCGCAGGGTATCATCGGTTCGTTCCAAAAACCTTTGTATGCAGCCCGCACCAGCAGGATGCTGGAGATGCAGCGGGATCTGCTGCAGTTACCGGATGTGGAGGACTGTTATCTATGCGGGGAATATTCACATGTGGTCACCAAACCTGGCGTAACAATGCAGCAACTGAGTGGATACCTGCAGGAAAATGGACATCAGCAGGTGGATGTGAAACCTGCGCAGCCCAATATTGAAGACTGTTTCATGGACCTCATGAAAAACTAA
- a CDS encoding homogentisate 1,2-dioxygenase yields MPFYHKLGNIPHKRHTQFRKPDGGLYSEQLFSTEGFSNDYSLLYHVHPPTQIISTDEPVNMMPTVAEEKMLKHRSFEGFKVAPVADYLKSRKPVLVNSDLHISLAAPKAGSQDYFFKNADADEMLFIHEGSGVLRTMYGELPFGYGDYLVIPRGTIYQIHFKDDHNRLFIVESFSPIRFPKRYLSKYGQLLEHSPFCERDIRAPQNLPTFNEKGDFLIKTKKKGVLYGLHYATHPFDVVGWDGYCYPFAFSIHDFEPITGRVHQPPPVHQTFEAHNFVVCSFCPRLFDYHPQAIPAPYNHSNIDSDEVLYYVDGDFMSRKNVTRGMITLHPAGIPHGPHPGAVQKSIGAKETKELAVMVDTFHPLQLTVEALDIENEGYTMSWAE; encoded by the coding sequence ATGCCATTCTATCATAAACTCGGAAATATTCCGCACAAGCGCCATACCCAGTTCCGCAAACCAGACGGCGGACTGTATTCAGAACAACTTTTTTCCACAGAAGGATTCAGTAACGATTATTCGCTGCTCTATCATGTACATCCGCCCACACAGATCATTTCCACTGATGAACCCGTGAATATGATGCCCACTGTGGCCGAGGAAAAAATGCTGAAGCATCGCAGCTTCGAAGGCTTCAAGGTAGCTCCCGTTGCCGATTATCTCAAGAGCCGCAAACCGGTATTGGTGAACAGCGATCTCCATATTTCACTGGCTGCTCCGAAAGCCGGCTCACAGGATTATTTTTTCAAGAATGCCGATGCCGATGAAATGCTCTTTATACATGAAGGCTCCGGCGTATTGCGCACCATGTATGGAGAATTGCCTTTCGGATATGGCGATTATCTCGTGATCCCGCGTGGCACTATTTATCAGATCCATTTCAAGGACGATCACAACAGGCTCTTCATTGTGGAATCCTTCAGTCCCATCCGTTTCCCGAAAAGGTACCTGAGCAAATACGGTCAATTGCTGGAGCATTCTCCATTCTGCGAGCGTGATATCCGCGCACCGCAGAACCTGCCTACATTTAATGAGAAAGGTGATTTCCTCATCAAGACCAAAAAGAAAGGGGTGCTGTACGGTCTGCATTATGCCACACATCCATTCGATGTTGTGGGTTGGGATGGTTACTGCTATCCCTTTGCATTCAGTATCCACGATTTTGAACCGATCACCGGGCGCGTACACCAGCCGCCACCAGTGCATCAGACATTCGAAGCACATAATTTTGTGGTATGCTCCTTCTGTCCGCGTCTTTTCGATTATCATCCCCAGGCCATTCCTGCTCCTTACAATCACAGCAATATCGACAGTGATGAAGTGCTGTATTATGTAGACGGGGATTTCATGAGCCGCAAGAATGTGACCCGGGGCATGATCACCCTGCACCCGGCAGGCATTCCGCACGGTCCGCATCCCGGAGCCGTTCAGAAAAGCATCGGGGCAAAAGAAACGAAGGAGCTGGCCGTAATGGTTGATACTTTCCATCCTTTGCAACTGACTGTGGAAGCGCTGGACATCGAGAATGAAGGCTATACCATGAGCTGGGCCGAGTAA
- a CDS encoding metal-dependent hydrolase family protein, whose protein sequence is MNRSAATQIIDGKGKFLMPGLIDAHWHTMMCAVPMTVLLTADVGYLNLVAAHEANKTLLRGFTSVRDLAGPSFGLKRAIDQGLTPGPRIYPSGAMISQSGGHGDFRLPYEVPAAPNAPLSHGDAIGGGAIADGVEAVLKRSREQLMMGATQLKLAAGGGVASSYDPIDVSQYTEEEFHAAVEAAENWGTYVTVHAYTPRAIQTALRAGVKCIDHAQLLDEPTAKMIAEKGAWLSLQAFLDNEFANPQSTAEGRAKQKMVQSGTENAFRLAKKYKIKTAWGTDLLFDPKSTKNQNALLTTLTPWYSNFEILKMATSVNAELLAFCGPRNPYPKPLGVIREGAYADLLLVEGNPIQDIKLIADPDKNFILIMKSGIVYKNLLGN, encoded by the coding sequence GTGAACAGGAGCGCAGCCACGCAGATCATCGATGGTAAAGGAAAATTCCTGATGCCTGGTTTGATCGATGCCCACTGGCATACCATGATGTGCGCCGTACCAATGACCGTGCTGCTTACAGCCGACGTTGGCTATCTCAACCTGGTGGCCGCACATGAAGCGAACAAGACCTTGTTACGTGGCTTCACTTCCGTGCGTGATCTGGCGGGCCCTAGTTTTGGGCTAAAGCGCGCCATCGATCAGGGATTGACGCCCGGCCCGCGTATCTATCCCAGTGGTGCGATGATCTCGCAATCCGGGGGCCACGGTGATTTCAGGCTTCCGTATGAAGTGCCTGCTGCGCCGAATGCGCCGCTCAGTCATGGCGATGCAATTGGCGGAGGAGCCATTGCAGATGGCGTGGAAGCTGTACTGAAACGTTCACGCGAACAATTGATGATGGGCGCCACGCAATTGAAGCTGGCGGCTGGTGGTGGCGTGGCTTCGAGCTATGATCCTATTGATGTGAGCCAGTATACGGAAGAGGAATTCCATGCAGCGGTGGAAGCGGCAGAGAACTGGGGTACTTATGTTACCGTGCATGCCTATACGCCACGCGCCATTCAGACTGCACTTCGCGCCGGTGTGAAATGTATCGATCATGCACAACTGCTGGATGAGCCTACTGCAAAAATGATTGCTGAGAAAGGCGCCTGGCTCTCACTGCAGGCCTTCCTCGATAATGAATTTGCCAATCCGCAATCCACGGCTGAAGGAAGGGCCAAACAAAAAATGGTACAGTCAGGAACTGAGAATGCCTTCAGACTGGCAAAGAAATACAAGATCAAAACCGCCTGGGGTACAGATCTGCTCTTTGATCCGAAATCAACGAAGAACCAGAATGCGTTGCTGACCACACTCACACCCTGGTACTCCAATTTTGAAATACTGAAAATGGCTACAAGCGTCAATGCAGAATTATTGGCGTTTTGTGGTCCGCGCAATCCTTATCCGAAGCCGTTGGGCGTGATCAGGGAAGGCGCTTACGCCGATTTATTACTGGTAGAAGGCAATCCAATACAGGATATCAAGCTGATAGCCGATCCGGACAAGAATTTTATATTGATCATGAAGAGTGGAATAGTGTACAAGAATCTGTTAGGCAATTAA
- a CDS encoding TetR/AcrR family transcriptional regulator, whose amino-acid sequence MVDEKDKDQNTEQKILEAAKEVFLERGLDGARMQDIADKAGINKALLHYYFRSKDRLFDVIFREAAARFLPKLGELFASDMPLLEKIEKFVHFYIDMLQQNPHLPLFVLNEMQKVDGDEFMEFIWQGKQPALKAMATQVEEEIKKGTIKPIKPFHLLLNIVSMSIFPFVARPIVKLVWEVDDPQFKELMEERKKVVVQFILDSIRK is encoded by the coding sequence ATGGTTGACGAAAAAGATAAAGACCAGAACACCGAGCAGAAGATCCTGGAAGCCGCCAAGGAAGTTTTCCTGGAACGCGGTCTGGACGGGGCCCGGATGCAGGATATCGCCGATAAGGCTGGTATCAATAAAGCCCTTTTACATTATTATTTCAGGAGTAAAGACAGGCTCTTCGATGTGATCTTCCGCGAAGCGGCCGCCCGGTTCCTGCCTAAGCTCGGAGAGCTCTTCGCTTCAGATATGCCCTTGCTGGAGAAGATCGAAAAGTTTGTCCATTTCTACATCGATATGCTTCAGCAGAATCCACATCTCCCATTATTTGTTTTGAACGAAATGCAAAAAGTGGACGGAGATGAATTCATGGAATTCATCTGGCAGGGGAAACAACCTGCATTGAAGGCAATGGCCACACAGGTGGAAGAGGAAATCAAAAAGGGCACTATCAAACCTATCAAGCCTTTTCATCTGCTGCTGAACATTGTATCCATGAGCATTTTCCCCTTTGTGGCAAGGCCCATCGTAAAACTGGTATGGGAAGTGGATGATCCGCAGTTCAAGGAATTGATGGAAGAACGCAAAAAAGTAGTAGTTCAATTCATACTTGATTCAATCCGAAAATAA
- a CDS encoding ABC transporter ATP-binding protein, whose translation MSTDNIITASNLTKIFGAFRAVDGISFDVHPGEIFGFLGANGAGKTTAMRMLCGLSMPSSGNATVAGFDVYKEPEKIKRSIGYMSQKFSLYEDLTIRENIRFYAGIYGKSNAFIKEKTARLLKQLHLEQEADKLVRSLPLGWKQKLAFSVAIFHEPRIVFLDEPTGGVDPVTRREFWNMIYAAAGEGITVFVTTHYMDEAEYCNRVSIMVDGKIEALDTPAGLKQSLQAASMDEVFLKLARKAVRSGD comes from the coding sequence ATGTCAACAGACAATATCATAACCGCCAGCAACCTCACCAAAATCTTCGGAGCATTCCGGGCTGTGGATGGGATTTCCTTCGATGTGCATCCCGGGGAAATATTCGGTTTCCTCGGAGCCAATGGCGCAGGTAAAACAACGGCCATGCGCATGCTGTGCGGGTTGAGTATGCCTTCTTCTGGAAACGCTACCGTAGCCGGTTTTGACGTTTACAAGGAACCTGAGAAGATCAAACGCAGCATCGGTTACATGAGCCAGAAATTCTCTTTGTATGAAGATCTTACCATCCGGGAGAATATCCGCTTTTATGCGGGTATCTATGGGAAGAGCAATGCTTTTATCAAAGAAAAGACTGCCAGGTTATTGAAGCAATTGCACCTGGAACAGGAAGCGGATAAACTCGTACGCTCCTTACCGTTAGGATGGAAGCAGAAGCTGGCATTTTCCGTGGCCATCTTTCACGAGCCCCGTATCGTATTCCTGGATGAGCCCACAGGAGGCGTGGACCCCGTTACACGCAGAGAATTCTGGAACATGATCTATGCCGCTGCCGGCGAGGGTATCACCGTTTTTGTGACCACCCATTACATGGATGAAGCTGAGTATTGCAACCGGGTCAGCATCATGGTGGATGGAAAGATCGAAGCGCTGGATACACCGGCAGGACTGAAGCAATCGCTACAGGCTGCTTCGATGGATGAAGTGTTCCTGAAACTGGCCAGGAAGGCCGTCAGGAGCGGCGACTGA
- a CDS encoding metallophosphoesterase family protein has protein sequence MTRIGLISDTHNYLDDAVFRHFEKVDEIWHAGDFGNPEIAEKLGSFKPIRGVYGNIDGEYIRKIFPEKLRFQCEGVSVYMKHIGGYPPRYNPATIKELWAKTPKLFIAGHSHILKIIYDEKLECLHMNPGAAGKEGWHKVRTLITFAIDGENMKDCNIIELGKR, from the coding sequence ATGACCAGAATCGGATTGATCTCAGATACGCATAACTACCTGGACGACGCTGTTTTCCGCCATTTTGAAAAGGTGGACGAGATCTGGCATGCCGGTGATTTCGGCAACCCGGAGATCGCCGAAAAGCTGGGCTCCTTCAAACCCATCAGGGGTGTGTACGGAAATATCGATGGAGAATACATCCGGAAGATCTTCCCCGAAAAGTTGCGCTTCCAGTGTGAAGGCGTATCCGTTTACATGAAACATATCGGCGGTTATCCCCCCCGTTATAATCCCGCCACCATCAAAGAGCTCTGGGCAAAAACACCCAAACTCTTCATCGCAGGCCATTCCCATATCCTCAAAATAATATATGACGAAAAACTGGAATGTCTGCATATGAACCCCGGCGCTGCCGGCAAAGAGGGTTGGCATAAAGTAAGGACCCTGATCACCTTTGCCATCGATGGAGAGAACATGAAGGACTGCAATATCATCGAGCTGGGCAAACGTTGA
- a CDS encoding ABC transporter permease, with amino-acid sequence MKQFLSFVKKELYHILRDKRTLFILLGLPVTQILIFGFALTNEVKNAKIAVLDHSKDASSISLTTQIEASRYFDIVRDLHSQGDIDKAFKEGVIKMVMVLPQNFGQDLQHFNKAQVQVIADASDPNVATTLTNYATAIIMDYQDRITQERKLPYAINTELRMLYNPQLKGAYTFVPGVMALVLMLVCTMMTAITIVREKESGTMEIMLVSPMRPIMIIAAKAVPYLLLSMVNIASILLLSIFVLDVPLRGSLALLVFGSILFTLTCLSLGLLISSATNSQQTAMFISLVGLFLPTMMLSGFMFPIENMPLPLQIVSNAVPAKWFYKIVSSVMIKGLGIKAIWKETLILTGMMLLLLTLAIKKFKIRLA; translated from the coding sequence ATGAAACAATTTCTTTCTTTCGTTAAAAAAGAGCTTTATCATATCCTGCGCGACAAGCGCACGCTCTTCATTTTGCTGGGTTTGCCCGTAACGCAGATCCTGATCTTCGGTTTTGCGCTCACCAATGAAGTGAAGAATGCAAAGATCGCGGTGCTGGATCACTCGAAGGATGCCAGTTCTATTTCGCTCACCACTCAGATCGAAGCCAGCAGGTATTTCGATATTGTACGGGACCTCCATTCACAGGGAGATATCGATAAAGCGTTCAAAGAAGGAGTGATCAAGATGGTAATGGTGCTGCCGCAAAATTTCGGCCAGGACCTGCAGCATTTCAATAAAGCACAGGTTCAGGTGATAGCGGATGCTTCTGATCCGAATGTGGCCACCACACTTACAAATTATGCCACGGCAATCATCATGGATTACCAGGACAGGATCACGCAGGAACGCAAGCTTCCTTATGCCATCAACACGGAGCTCAGGATGTTGTACAACCCGCAGCTGAAAGGCGCTTATACTTTCGTGCCTGGTGTGATGGCGCTGGTGCTGATGCTGGTTTGTACCATGATGACGGCCATTACAATTGTACGGGAAAAGGAGAGTGGTACGATGGAAATAATGCTGGTGTCGCCCATGCGGCCAATCATGATCATTGCGGCGAAGGCAGTGCCTTATTTGCTTTTATCGATGGTGAATATTGCCAGTATCCTTTTGCTGAGCATCTTCGTGCTGGATGTACCATTGCGTGGAAGCCTTGCCCTGCTTGTGTTTGGTAGTATCTTGTTTACGCTCACCTGTTTGTCGCTGGGCCTGCTGATCTCTTCAGCCACCAACTCCCAGCAAACTGCCATGTTCATTTCCCTGGTGGGATTGTTCCTGCCTACGATGATGCTTAGTGGTTTCATGTTCCCCATCGAGAACATGCCATTGCCATTGCAGATAGTATCCAATGCCGTGCCTGCGAAATGGTTCTATAAGATCGTGAGCTCTGTGATGATCAAAGGACTTGGCATCAAAGCCATCTGGAAAGAAACACTGATCCTTACCGGTATGATGCTCCTGTTGCTGACACTGGCCATTAAGAAATTCAAGATCAGGCTCGCTTAA
- a CDS encoding HlyD family secretion protein, which translates to MKQFLLPVWILIAGLFAACNGKDSISDATGTFEVDEVIVSSELTGKILSFNVQEGDSISKDKVVGVVDAENINLQKEQVQASIEALSQRTADLAPQVKLLEDQLKVQESQMENLLHEKARLENLIKADAATAKQMDDMNAQIDVVKKQMQVTRQQIQVQRSNIGTQNRSILSEKKPLAKRVAQLDDQLKRANITNPVQGTVIEKYAEEGEMTATGKALYKIADLSVMTLRAYVTGIQLPQIKLGQSVKVLIDDGAKKYRELTGTITWISDKAEFTPKTIQTKEERANLVYAIKVKVKNDGYLKIGMYGEIKF; encoded by the coding sequence ATGAAACAATTTCTCTTACCTGTCTGGATACTGATTGCCGGCCTTTTCGCTGCCTGCAATGGGAAAGACTCCATTTCCGACGCCACCGGCACTTTTGAAGTGGACGAAGTGATAGTATCATCTGAGCTTACCGGAAAGATCCTTTCCTTCAATGTGCAGGAAGGCGATTCCATTTCCAAAGACAAAGTAGTAGGAGTGGTGGATGCTGAAAATATCAACCTGCAGAAAGAACAGGTGCAGGCCAGCATCGAAGCCCTCAGTCAAAGAACAGCAGACCTGGCGCCACAGGTGAAATTACTGGAAGACCAGCTGAAAGTGCAGGAGTCGCAAATGGAAAATCTGCTGCATGAAAAAGCAAGACTGGAAAATCTCATCAAGGCAGATGCGGCTACCGCCAAGCAGATGGACGATATGAACGCACAGATCGATGTGGTGAAAAAACAAATGCAGGTAACGCGTCAGCAGATCCAGGTGCAGCGCAGCAATATCGGAACACAGAACAGGAGCATCCTCAGCGAAAAAAAGCCGCTCGCCAAAAGAGTGGCACAGCTGGATGATCAGTTGAAACGAGCAAACATCACCAATCCGGTACAGGGTACAGTAATAGAAAAATATGCCGAAGAAGGGGAGATGACCGCTACCGGAAAGGCCCTGTACAAAATAGCCGATCTCTCCGTAATGACGCTTCGAGCCTACGTTACAGGCATACAGCTGCCGCAGATCAAGCTCGGGCAATCCGTGAAAGTGCTGATCGATGACGGCGCCAAAAAATACCGTGAACTAACGGGAACCATCACCTGGATATCAGATAAAGCTGAATTCACACCCAAGACCATCCAGACAAAAGAAGAACGCGCTAATCTCGTATATGCCATCAAGGTAAAAGTGAAGAATGACGGCTACCTGAAGATCGGGATGTACGGCGAAATCAAATTCTAA